GATCGACGTCGGTGGCCGAGATCGTTCCCCCGACCACCATCCTCTCCTTCATGAAATCGACCAGTTCGCCCCAATAGTCCGAACCCATGAGCACGAGGGGGAACCTCTCGATCTTGCCCGTCTGAACAAGAGTCGCGGTCTCGAAGATCTCGTCCATCGTTCCGAAGCCGCCGGGCATAAGGACGAAAGCGTAGGAGTACTTGACCATCATGACCTTGCGCACGAAGAAGTAGCGAAAGTCCACCCAGCGATCCAGATAGGGGTTGCAGCTCTGCTCGTGAGGCAACTCGATGTTGCATCCAACCGAGAGGCCGCCACCCTCTTTGGCGCCGCGGTTGGCGGCCTCCATGATGCCCGGCCCGCCGCCGGTCATGACCGCGAAACCGCGCCTCGCCAGTAGCTCGCCAGTTTCGCGCGCCATGCCGTAGTAGCGGTTGTCCTCCTTGAACCTCGCAGACCCGAACACCGTCACGCAAGGTCCCATGAAATGAAACGCCCGAAAGCCCTTGAGGCACTCGAAGAAGATTCGAAACGCCCGAGCGATCTCCGAGCTCCGGTTCTGGGGGCCGCCCAGAAAGCGGCCCTCCTCCGGTCGCGCCGCGACTTTGCCCCACAGTCGGCTGCTGCTGATCTCGTTCTTGCCCGTCCTGCTGTCGTCCGTCATTCGCGCTCCTTCACAATCAAGCTTATCTACCACAGCGTCCCGGTTTGCGCTCAGAGGCCGACTCGGCAGAGCAGCCGGCCAGGGGCCGCCTCGGGCTTCTCAAACTGCGCTGGTCGGACGCTCGCCTGCGCGCCGCTGCGCGCAAGCCGCTAGTGGCCTTCGTGCCGGATTGCCGGGCGCTTGCGGCGAGCCCCCTGGCCGGCTACCTGCCGAGTCGGCCTTTCCTCGAGCGTGCCGTTGCGAAGAGCCGGTCTCGGCCTTGCCGGCGTGAAGCCGTTCGAGGCGGTGCGAGGATCCGGCGTGGCGAGGGAAGAGTGAGTCGAGGAGCAGCGATTTGCCCGCACCGCAGCGGAGCACTTGGCTAGGCGGCTCAAAATCGCAATCGAACGCGAGGAGACGCGCAAATCGCCCGAGACGATCCCTCCAAGAGCCCGCCGGATCGCACGAGCCGAGAGGTTTCGCACCGGCAAGGTCGCAGCCGGCTCTGACCGCGATCACGGAACCCGACTCTCTGTCAGGCTTCAGCACATCAGGGGGTGCTCAAACACCCCTCTTCTGTGCTACAAATCGCGAGGCACCTCAACCGGTGCCCATACAAGGGAGAAACCGAGATGAGTGACGCAAAAGCTCTAATCGAGCTCGAAGACCAGTACGGCGCCCACAACTACCACCCGCTCGACGTCATGCTCTCACGCGGCGAAGGCATCTGGGTGTGGGACGTCGAAGGCAACAAGTACATGGACTTCCTGGCCTCGTACTCGGCCGTCAATCAGGGTCACTGTCACCCGAAGATCGTCGACGCCCTGGTTCGGCAGAGCCGAAAGCTGGCGCTGACTTCCCGCGCCTTCCGCAATGACCAACTCGGGCCCCTCTACAAGGAGCTCTGCGAACTGACCGGCTTTCAGAAGATGCTGCCGATGAACACCGGAGCCGAGGCCGTCGAGACAGCGATCAAGGCCGCGCGCAAGTGGGGGTACAAGGTCAAGGGTGTGCCCGAGGGGCGAGCCGAGATCCTCGTCTTCGACAACAACTTCCACGGCCGCACCACGACGATCGTCGGTTTCTCCTCCGCGGCCCAGTACCGAGACAGCTTCGGCCCGTTCGCACCGGGCTTCACGCTGCTTCCGTACGGCGATACTGACGCGGTGCGCGAGGCGATGAACCCGAACGTGGTCGCGATCCTGATCGAGCCCATTCAAGGCGAAGGCGGCATCATCGTGCCACCCGAAGGTCACCTGCGCTCGTTGCGCGAGCTCTGCAGCCAGCACAACGCCCTGCTCATCACCGACGAGATTCAATCCGGCCTGGGCCGCACCGGCAGGCTCTTCGCCTACGAGCACGAAGGCATCCGGCCCGACATGGTGACGATCGGTAAGGCACTTTCCGGCGGCCTCTACCCGGTCTCGGCCGTACTCGCCGACGACGAAGTCATGGCGGTGTTCCGGCCCGGCGATCACGGCTCCACCTACGGCGGCAACCCCGTGGCCGCCGCGGTCGCGCGCACCGCGATACGCGTCCTGGTCGAGGAAGGCATGATCGAGAACTCGGCCGAGCTGGGTGAGTACCTGATGAGCAGTCTGGGTGCTCTCGACTCGCCCTACATCAGGGAGATCCGCGGCAGGGGGCTCTGGATCGGCATCGAGCTTCACCCGGAAGCCGGCGGCGCTCGTCGTTTCTGCGAGCAGCTCAAGCAGGACGGTCTGCTCTGCAAGGAGACCCACGAACACGTCATCCGCCTGGCGCCGCCGCTCACGATCACCAGAGAAGAGCTCGACTGGGCGCTCGAGCGCGTCGAAAGAGTGCTGGCGACCGAAGCGGTCGCGGTCTGACCGACGGCCGGCACTCGAAGAGCGATCACCGGACCGATAGTGTCGCGCCGGTGTCGCCTCTTCGGGAGCGAAGAGAGGCGACATCGGTGCGACTCAATCCGTCCATCCGCCACGGGCCCTCTACCAGTCGACTCTCAGCCGCCGCTCGCCGCCGTCGCCGGCCAGCACCACATATCCCATGCGGCGACCGAAGAGGTAGAGGTCCCGAAGAATCTCGACGTCCTTGCGACAGTACTCCTCGACCAGATCGAGTCGCCCCTCCTGGACCCATTGCAGTGACTGCATCCCGTCGGCGCTCTTCTCGGTTCCGAGCGTCGCCTGGGCCAGTGCATCCATCTTCGGCCCGACCTGATGCTCGGCTCGGAGATCCGCCAGGAGGTCGAGGGTGGGCCACTTGCGGTGATACTCGATTCCCGTGTACCCCGAGAGAACCTGGTAGTCGAACCGAAGGATGTTGTAACCGATCACCGCGTCCGCCGTGTCGAGCAGCGTGATGAGCTGCAGGACCTCGTCTTCCTGAAAGACCTCGATACGACCCTCCTGGAGGTGACAGACCGCACCAAGGGCCACTCTCATCTTGTGAGCGTTGTTCCACCCTCCGACCTCTTTGGCCGAACGGTAGGTCTCGAGATCGAAGAGCATGGTGCGCCGGGGGTGTCTGGATACCGGAATCACCGAGAGGCCCGCGCCGACGCGCACCGATTTCGGCGCCGGCGGTTTGGCCACTGCCGGGACTTCATCAAGAGACTCGGACACGCGACTCTTTCTCCGCTCCTTCCGCTGTCGGGCCTTCTCGGTCTGTGTCCGGAGCTCCGATTCCTCGAAGCCCTCGGCCGGCGCGACCTCGACGCGGGACACCCCCCTCGGCCCGACAGCGAGCCCCTCCTTCCCCAGCAGGTAACGCAGGAACCGCGCCGCACCCTCTTTGTCCAAGGGTCGGTTGCCGTTCCCGCACTTGGGCGACTGGACGCACGACGGACAGCCCGCCTCGCACTCGCACCTCTCGAGGAGATCCACCACCCGTCCGAGCAAGTCCGGAAGCTCGTCAAAGGCTCGCCGCGCGATGCCGACGCCACCGGGATGGCCGTCGTAGACAAACACGGCGCCGGTCCGAAGCTGAGGGTGAAGCGGTATCGAGATCCCGCCGATGTCGTTGCGGTCGCACAGTGCCAGGAGCGGCATGAGCGATATGGCCGCGTGCTCGGCGGCGTGCAGAGCTCCCATGAAGTGATGCTCTTGCGAGCGCAAGGCCTCCTCGACCTCTCCAGGAGCGATCCAGACCAGTGCAGCGGTTTCGTAGCTCACCGGCGGTAGATCCAGCTCGTGTTGGTCGATCGCCTCCTGACCGAAAATGCGTCGGCGCTCGAACCCCGTGACCCGCTCGGTTACCTTCACCCGGGTCATGAATGCCTGGAGGGGGCCGT
This genomic stretch from bacterium harbors:
- a CDS encoding TIGR00730 family Rossman fold protein produces the protein MTDDSRTGKNEISSSRLWGKVAARPEEGRFLGGPQNRSSEIARAFRIFFECLKGFRAFHFMGPCVTVFGSARFKEDNRYYGMARETGELLARRGFAVMTGGGPGIMEAANRGAKEGGGLSVGCNIELPHEQSCNPYLDRWVDFRYFFVRKVMMVKYSYAFVLMPGGFGTMDEIFETATLVQTGKIERFPLVLMGSDYWGELVDFMKERMVVGGTISATDVDRFMVTDSPDDAVDHIHRVGVERFGLVWQRQPRPRWVLGERTLGATEAWEQALQARARD
- the rocD gene encoding ornithine--oxo-acid transaminase, whose amino-acid sequence is MSDAKALIELEDQYGAHNYHPLDVMLSRGEGIWVWDVEGNKYMDFLASYSAVNQGHCHPKIVDALVRQSRKLALTSRAFRNDQLGPLYKELCELTGFQKMLPMNTGAEAVETAIKAARKWGYKVKGVPEGRAEILVFDNNFHGRTTTIVGFSSAAQYRDSFGPFAPGFTLLPYGDTDAVREAMNPNVVAILIEPIQGEGGIIVPPEGHLRSLRELCSQHNALLITDEIQSGLGRTGRLFAYEHEGIRPDMVTIGKALSGGLYPVSAVLADDEVMAVFRPGDHGSTYGGNPVAAAVARTAIRVLVEEGMIENSAELGEYLMSSLGALDSPYIREIRGRGLWIGIELHPEAGGARRFCEQLKQDGLLCKETHEHVIRLAPPLTITREELDWALERVERVLATEAVAV